In Phocoena phocoena chromosome 3, mPhoPho1.1, whole genome shotgun sequence, a single window of DNA contains:
- the SAFB2 gene encoding scaffold attachment factor B2: MAETLAGSGDSGSGTAAVVSGASEVGTRRLSDLRVIDLRAELKKRNLDTGGNKSVLMERLKKAVKEEGQDPDEIGVALEATSKRTTKKCVKGQKTEEEGTEDNGLEEDSRDGQEDMEASLESLQNIDMMDVNVLEETEVENSGAPDFGEDGADSILESLCESKDYVAVQLRELPAQFTGHSVDGEGFENTLDASSLDFKVPPDIEEPLLEPENEKILDILGETCKSEPVKEEGSELEQPFAQETSSVGPDRKLAEEEDLFDSAHPEEGDLDLASESTAQAQSSKADTLLAVVKREPVEQTGDGERTDCEPVGLEKPVEQSSKASEHTEACSEEASEAPPEASSPDPRDSKEDVKKFAFEACNEVPPAPKESSASEGADQKMSSFKEEKDIKPIIKDEKGRISSSSGRNLWVSGLSSTTRATDLKNLFSKYGKVVGAKVVTNARSPGARCYGFVTMSTSDEATKCISHLHRTELHGRMISVEKAKNEPAGKKLSDRKECEVKKEKLSNVDRHHSVEIKVEKTVIKKEEKMEKKEERKPENIKKEEKDEDELKPGAANRSRVTRSGSRGMERTVVMDKSKGEPVISVKTTSRSKERSSKSQDRKSESKEKRDILSFDKIKEQRERERQRQREREIRETERRREREQREREQRLDALHEGKEKARLQRERLQLERQRQRLERERLERERLERERERVERERRKEQERIQREREELRHQQEQLRYEQERRSVLRRPYDVGRRDDAYWPEGKRMAMEDRYRPDFPRPDHRFHDFDHRDRGQYQEHVADRREGSRSVMGERDGQHYSDDRHGHGGPPERHGRDSRDGWGGYGSDKRMSEGRGLPLPPRGGRDWAEHSQRLEEHQERAWPGTVDAGTAGREHLRWQGGERGLSGPSGPGHVASRGGISGRGGFAHGGHAQAHVVPSGGLEGGGVAGQDRGSRGPHPAPHPYPHFTRRY; the protein is encoded by the exons GACAAAAGACGGAGGAGGAAGGCACAGAAGACAATGGCCTGGAAGAAGATTCCAGAGACGGGCAG gaggacatggaagcaagttTGGAGAGTTTGCAGAATATTGACATGATGGACGTTAACGTGTTAGAAGAAACCGAAGTCGAGAATAGCGGTGCTCCAGACTTCGGGGAGGATGGCGCTGACAGCATTCTCGAGTCCCTATGCGAGAGCAAAGACTACGTGGCTGTGCAGCTGAGGGAGCTCCCAGCTCAGTTCACAGGACACTCT GTAGATGGGGAGGGCTTCGAGAACACTTTGGATGCTTCATCATTGGACTTCAAAGTGCCTCCG GATATTGAAGAACCTCTATTGGAGCCAG aaaatgagaaaatactcgACATTTTGGGGGAAACTTGTAAATCTGAGCCAGTAAAAGAAGAAGGTTCCGAGCTGGAGCAGCCATTTGCACAGGAAACAAGTAGCGTGGGGCCAGACAGAAAGCTTGCGGAGGAAGAGGACCTTTTTGACAGCGCCCATCCGGAGGAGGGTGATTTAGATTTGGCCAGCGAGTCAACAGCACAAGCTCAGTCGAGCAAGGCAGACACCCTGTTAGCGGTAGTGAAAAGGGAGCCCGTGGAGCAGACAGGCGATGGCGAGAGGACGGACTGTGAGCCTGTAGGGCTAGAGAAGCCAGTTGAGCAGAGTAGTAAAGCCTCAGAGCACACGGAAGCCTGTAGCGAGGAGGCCTCGGAAGCGCCCCCGGAAGCCTCAAGCCCAGACCCCAGGGATAGCAAAGAAGACGTGAAGAAGTTTGCTTTTGAAGCTTGTAATGAAGTCCCTCCGGCTCCTAAAGAGTCCTCAGCCAGTGAGGGCGCTGATCAGAAAATGAG ctcttttaaggaagaaaaagatataaagccAATCATTAAAGATGAAAAAG GTCGAATCAGCAGTAGTTCTGGAAGGAATCTGTGGGTCAGTGGACTGTCTTCCACAACTCGAGCGACAGATCTGAAGAACCTTTTCAGCAAATATGGAAAG GTTGTTGGAGCCAAAGTGGTGACCAATGCCCGCAGTCCCGGGGCCCGGTGCTACGGGTTTGTCACCATGTCAACGTCCGATGAGGCCACAAAGTGTATCAGCCATCTCCACAGAACTGAGCTTCATGGAAGAATGATCTCTGTTGAGAAG GCCAAAAACGAACCTGCTGGGAAAAAGCTGTCTGACAGAAAAGAATGTgaagtgaagaaggaaaaattgtCTAATGTTGACAGACATCATTCTGTGGAGATCAAAGTTGAAAA AACTGTAattaagaaggaagagaagatggagaagaaggaggaaagaaagcctgaaaacattaaaaaggaagaaaaagatgaagatgAGCTGAAACCAGGAGCAGCCAATCGGTCCCGAGTCACCAGATCAG GAAGCAGAGGCATGGAACGAACAGTTGTGATGGATAAGTCGAAAGGGGAGCCTGTCATTAGTGTGAAAACCACAAGCAGGTCAAAGGAGAGA AGCTCAAAGAGTCAGGATCGCAAATCggaaagcaaagagaagagagacaTCTTGTCCTTTGACAAAATCAAAGAGCAAAGGGAACGAGAGCGCCAGAGGCAGCGGGAACGGGAAATCCGAGAGACAGAGAGGCGGCG AGAGCGTGAGCAGCGTGAGAGGGAGCAGCGCCTCGACGCCCTCCACgaggggaaggagaaggctcGGCTGCAGCGGGAGCGCCTGCAGCTCGAGCGCCAGCGGCAGCGGTTGGAGCGGGAGCGGCTGGAACGGGAGCGGCTGGAACGGGAGCGCGAGCGCGTGGAGCGGGAGCGCCGGAAGGAGCAGGAGCGCATCCAGCGGGAGCGCGAGGAGCTGCGGCACCAGCAGGAGCAGTTGCGCTACGAGCAGGAGCGGCGGTCGGTGCTCAGGAGGCCCTACGACGTTGGGCG gcgAGATGACGCCTATTGGCCAGAGGGAAAGCGCATGGCCATGGAGGACAGATACCGCCCAGACTTCCCTCGGCCCGATCACCGTTTCCACGACTTTGACCACCGTGACCGGGGCCAGTACCAGGAGCACGTGGCTGACAG GAGGGAAGGTTCAAGGTCAGTGATGGGAGAGCGAGATGGGCAG CACTACTCAGACGACCGCCACGGCCACGGAGGACCACCAGAGCGCCATGGCCGCGACTCCCGAGACGGCTGGGGTGGCTATGGCTCCGACAAGAGGATGAGCGAGGGCCGGGGGCTGCCTCTTCCCCCCAG GGGTGGCCGTGACTGGGCGGAGCACAGCCAGAGGCTGGAGGAGCATCAGGAGCGCGCCTGGCCGGGCACAGTGGATGCGGGCACGGCGGGCCGGGAGCACTTGCGGTGGCAAG gTGGTGAGAGGGGCCTGTCTGGGCCCTCGGGGCCAGGGCATGTGGCAAGTCGGGGTGGAATATCGGG GCGAGGCGGCTTTGCACACGGCGGGCACGCCCAGGCTCACGTGGTGCCCTCCGGAGGCCTCGAGGGTGGAGGAGTGGCCGGCCAGGACCGGGGCAGCAGAGGTCcgcaccccgccccccacccatACCCCCACTTCACCCGCCGCTACTAG